The following DNA comes from Candidatus Zixiibacteriota bacterium.
CATCTCCTTGGCTTTCTCGAAACTACCGGCCACTTCATAGAGCACACCCATATTGTAGAGGAATTTCGGATTATACGGGTCAGCCTGATAAAGCTTGTTGTACAGCGCGTAGGCTTTATCGATTTCCAGGTCCTCAGCCTCTTCAGCCGCAACCTTGGCATCGTCTTTAAACTCTTTATTTTTGATTTTGTCCAGTTCGAATTCCCCCAGGGCATACCATGGATTGACCTGGTTTGTAAAGAACCAGGCCATGTTGTCGGCACAGCGACCGGCCAGTTGACCGACACTGCTGATATCACGGTTGTCGCCTTCACAGAATTTATCATCGGCTGTACGGGTCAGGCGTTTGACGCCCAGGATCTCACCCGAACGGGTATCGACCACACGCATACTGGCATTGACAGTGACGGTGCGGTAGAGACAGCCGACCTGCACTTTGCGCCTGTTGTAGGTACGGGTTTCGTAGCCGTTTTTGTCTTCCGACGAGGCTGAGACTTCACCGTAAATCATGATATCGACACCCAAAAGCTGGCCGATTTTGGCCGCCGCGGCATCATCGACCAGACCAATATCCGTCATCGACTGCTCGGCCAGGACTGATTCCAGACGGCTTCTCTCAACAACCGAGAAACACTTGGTGCTCAAGCCTTCGATCAAAGTCCTGGCTTCGACATCGCTGGAAAACAGGCCACCCTCGATCTCGCGGATCCCGCGGTTTTCAGTCAGCATGTATTCAATCATTTTATCGGCGATGAACTTGCCGGCTTCGCGCGAACCGTTATTCAGCGGTTTGAAATCCAGGATAGCAATTTTTTTGGCACCCTTCAGTTCGATTTCCGGTGTCTGTGGCATCCAGACCTTGATCTTTTTATAGGCCAGGACGTTCGAGGTCATCAGGATCAGAAGGGACAGAGCGATCACGAGAATGGTTGCTTTTTTACTCATTAGTTTACCTCCGCAAATCTATAAAGATGTTATTTCAAATCCCATTGAAAGACAGCTCGACAATTTGATGTCAGTCTCAATTCGAGACTCCCCTATACGGGATTATATTTTACAATTTAAAGCGGCTGGTGATTTTTGTCGGCGCAACCGCTTCCTGTGAACTATTTCACGATATAGATATATTGAAATGATTAGGATTTTGTTACGAAGATGATAATTAGATAAATTTTTAAACCGTAGAAACTGCATCAGGCCAGGTTACTTGCAAGCTGACATCTCAAGAGTGTCGAGTGCCTGACCTTATTAAAATATACAAAGCCTCACATCCACAAATTCCGGTCTAAACTGCGATACTGGATCGCTTCGGAAATATGCGCCGAGGTGATCTGTTCGGCCGGTTCCAGGTCTGCAATCGTACGGGCGACCTTGATGATCCGGTCATAAGCCCGCGCCGAAAGCCCCAGCCGCGTGATTGCCGTACGCAGGAGGTTCTTGGACTTCTCATCAAGTTGACACATGATCTGAATATCTTTCGACTCCATATGCGCGTTACAGAACATACCCTCTTCATTCTTAAAGCGTTCGAGCTGAATCCTGCGGGCACGATTGACCCGTTCGCGAATAGGTTCCGATTTTTCACCACTCGGCTCGGCCGCAAGATCTTTGAACTTGACCGAGGGCACCTCGATATGAATATCGATTCGATCCATCAACGGTCCGGATATCTTGGCCATATACTTCTGGATTTGCCCCGGATGACAGGTGCACTCATGGGAATCGTCACCGTAGTAACCACACGGGCAGGGATTCATCGCCCCAACCAGCATAAACTGTGAGGGGTACGTAAGCGTCAGCATCGAGCGCGAAATCGTCACCTGGCCATCCTCCATCGGCTGTCGCAGCATCTCCAGCACATCTTTGCGAAACTCCGGCATCTCATCCAGAAAGAGTACCCCGTGATGAGCCAAAGACACCTGTCCGGGCTTGGGAATCCGTCCACCGCCGATCAGACCGGCATCGGAAATATTATGATGGGGCGATCGAAACTGCCGGGTGGCGATCAGTGCAGTATCGGGCGGTAGCTGTCCGGCCACCGAATGGATCTTGGTGATTTCCAGCGCTTCTTCCATCGAGAGAGACGGAAGTATAGTCGGAAGCCGTCGTGCCAGCATGGTTTTGCCCGACCCGGGCGGGCCGATCATGATGATATTATGACCCCCGGCGGCAGATATTTCAAGCGCGCGCTTGGCCGCCTCCTGCCCCTTGACATCGGAGAAATCGACCGGGTAATTCTGCGCGCTGTTGAAAACCTTGTCGATATCGACTTTGTAGGGCCTGATATCATCAGTATCTTCCAGAAAACGTACCGTCTCAGCCAGGTTCGAGAGCGGATAAACCTTGAGGCTGTTCGTTATCGCGGCTTCCTTGGCATTCTCTTTGGGAACGATCAATGATCTATTTTGTTGTTTGGCGATCTGCATCGCAATCGGCAGTACACCCGGCACCGGCTTGAGCGTACCATCCAATGAGAGTTCACCCACCATCACGTAATCCGAGAAATCCTCGCGCAGGATCTGGCCGGTGGCGGCCAGGATTCCGACCGCAATCGGCAGATCGAAAGCCGAACCCTCCTTGCGGATATCCGCAGGCGCAAGGTTTATAGTCACCTTCTTGTTGGGAAAGATAAAATCTGAATTTTTGATAGCCGAGGTCACCCGCTCCTTGGCTTCCTTGACCGCGCCATCGGGCAACCCGACAGTCGCAAACGACGGCAGTTGCGGACTGATATCGGCCTCGACATCGACCACATAGGCATCGATTCCCAGAACAGCGGCGGCATGAATCTTGGCAAGCATATATCCCCCTCCCGAAATGGACAAGCATCTCTAATAAATATCAAGGGCTGTAATGTAATTTAAATCAAGCTCTCAGGAAAGCAAATCATTTATTGCCCGGGGAAGCTCTTTTAGTGACTTAATCTGACAGTCAGGCATCTCGTTCGGCATACGCACTTCCTGCTCCCGGTGTGATCCGGTCAGGTAGCGTACAGCGCGCATCCGCAGTCTTTTGGCGGGAGCGATATCGTTGTCCTGTCGATCACCCACCATGACAGATTCTGTCAGGGGGATACCGAGCTGGTCGGCAATATAGATGAAGAATCGAAAATCAGGCTTGGAGTAGGGCAGTTCTCCCGACATCTGCCTGAACGCGAAATGCTTCATTATCCCATGACGCTCGAGAAAATCAGCAGTCGATTGTGGCTGGTTGGCGGCTATCGCCAGGGTGTACTTCATTGACAGTTCGCTTAAGACCTCCTCGGCCTCGGGACGCAACTTGAAAAACTGCGAGAGGTCGAGACGGTCAAAATCGGCACGCAACACCTTGAATTTTTCCTTGTCGGGCTGTACAAGACGCCAGATCGTCCCGGAATACAGGCTGGGAGTGTATGATCTGATCGACTGGCGGTTGGCTGTCTCGATCTCTTCCAATGTCACCTCTCGTCCTATCAGACCAGGCAAGGTCCTCAGGAGGTGTTCGTTCCAGTACTCATCGAGACCTGAATCATCGACCAGGGGTCCGCCGACATCTAAATAAATCGCTTTGACAGTAGTAGCCATGAGGAAAGTATAGTGTAATCAAAAGGCGATGGCAAGCCAATTCAAGAAGCTGTTTCGGGCGAACGATGATACTCCCGCAGACCCAGGATATGACCGTCGGGATCGGTGAAGAAAGCGTAACGGGCAAACTGCTGGTCCTTTATACCGCCGATTATCTCCACCCCGTGAAGCTCCAGAAAAGCGACATGATCCTCGAGCCTGTCCACCTCGAATTGAACCGAAACATCCAGACATCCCGAAGGCAGGTTCTGCTCATAAGCTTCCGGGCTCTTCTTATGCAGGGCGAGATGAATATCGCCGATTATGAATTCCGCCCAGGTGGGCGATTTCAGCTTGAGGCTGAACTTGAGGACTCCCTCATAGAAATTCACAGACCGCTCGATATCTTCCACCAGGAAGATTATCGTATCCACCCTTTTTGGTTGTCCGCGCTTAGCCATGTTACTGTAATTGACGGCAGATTGAATACAAAACTTAAGCGCTTGAATTGTTTGAATTTACGACATTTTAGATCGGACATTATCTATATAATTGAAATACAAGCAGATATTGCCACAAAAAAACCGCCCGCATTCACGGGCGGTCAGATAAAATCATATCTGTAATCAGAAATTAGCGTCGTAAATATCCTTGGTGCGACGAATCCTTGAGAATTCGACCACCCAGGTTCCGTTATCGAATTTACCCTCCGCCATTATCAGGTCATTGCCCTCTGAGGGAGGCTGGAGAATCCAGGTCGGGAGCATATCCCCATCCTGCCAGTCGAGCGTATCCACAAATGGAACGGCAAAGTATTCCAGCATAGGGTCTTCAGGGACATAAGAAGGATTATCCAGCTGGTACTTGTGCATCATAGTCGGAACCGCGGCAGTGGTATCATTAAGCTTTAAATAATTCTTTAAAAGCGGAGAAACACCACCGTCGAAAATAAACCCGTTGAATGGGATATTTGTAAGAACACGGTCGAAACCGATACCGGTTCCCTGCGAACGAGCGGCGCTCCACTGCCAGACATCGATCAGGTCTGTACCGGAAGTCGAACGCATATAATCCGGTTCACCGTCTCCGAGATGGCACGCTGTCAGACAACCGAAATCCTTCCAGAACTGCTTGGGCTCATCCGGAGGGAAAAATAACGCCACTTTGTCCTCAAATTCCTGCAGGCGCTCAAATGCACCCGCCGAACCGTTATAGGACCAGGGCAGATGGCTGGTGTCTTCGCCGACAATGTACTGACCCTGTTCTGTTTCTGTCCATTTCAACTGGAAGTAGATTGCATAATCAGTATATGCACATCGCAAATAACATGTATCGATGAAATTATCGGCGTATGCCTGGTGACTCATTTCGATCGCTGAGATATTTGTACCCCAGAAATCACTGCCGTCGTCGACTCCATCGACCACAGGCGGATTGTCTACTTTATTACCCACAACCACGTTACCGGAGGGTACCGCAGTTGTATCGAAAGTCAAAGTAACTGTGTTGTTACCGTTATGGTCTCTCTGGGTGCCATTGAAAACAGCCAGCGCAAAGACCCTGTCATCGGGCGGTCCAAGGGTGGCATCGGCACCGTCCTCGCCAGCCGGTCCCTGGGGGCCCTTGGGTCCTGTATCGCCCTCGCAACCGAGAAAAGTCAGGCTGACAAAGATTGCGGTAATTATTGTTAAAATCAACTTATAGTTGCGCATCGCCACCTCCTAAAACTGCCTGTCATTGCCACTGCCGGTTCTGCGAATTCGTTTGAGCTCAACAGCCCATTTTTCCAAACCTGCAAGAAGGAAGTAACTCGAACCGCTGAAGACCTGTCCGCGATCACCATAAGGCACCAACGAAACATAACCCGGGATCGTGGCTGAACTGGTAAAGCTCGAGGTGTCTGCCAGCATAACCGCATCACGAAGCCAGAATGGATAATCGGCATCGTAATTGGGATCATAGAAATGCATCCAGATCGGTTCGCCATTATTGTTGTTCTCCATGTAGCAGGCACCGCCGGCATCACCGGTTATGGCTCCCAGGCTTCCACCGGAGTAAACCATATAAGCATCATCGGCGAAACCGACCAGGTCGGTCGCACCAGCGCGCCAATCCCAAACATCGATTCTGACATCGGAGCCGAAACTGGCAGTACCCAGACCACCTTCCAGAAGGTTATCAGACTCGGTAGGAACATAATCGCCGGTGATAAACATTACCCACAGACGATCCTCGACGCCTTCCTGGTTGAAATCACCTTCAGAACCATCAAACCTGTAAAACCACTCCTCAGGATGACGGTTTTCGCTGATCTCATAGACAGTGTCAATGTCATTGATTACCCTGTCTTCGGTCCACATGAAAAACATATAGATAAACTCGGCATCATAGGCCGCCCTGACCTGTATCTGGGAGATTTCATTATCGACTCCCACAATAGATTCAAGGACAACATCGCTTTCGTACAATTCGTCATTCGGGCTCCACTCATCGATATCACCATCTTCGCCGTCGAGACGAGGCGGAGTATCCAGCTTGACACCGACAACCGTAGAGGCATCAGCCTCCTGTAAAGTATCGAAAGTCACCCGGACGAAATCCTTGGCGCGATAATTACTCGCAGTGCCGTCATCTTCATTGAACAAAGCCACAGAAAAATAAAAATCCTCAGGCACACCCGCCGCCAGATCTTCACCCGGTTCGCCCGGTTCACCCGGATCACCCTGCGGTCCCTGCGGACCAGTATCACCTTCGCAGGCAAACAGAAGCGCCAAAACCAGTACAGACGCTGTGTAGATTCCCAGGCGTAAAAGCTTAAACATATATATACCTCCCATATACCAGTGTTATTATTTTCCCAGTAAACGCTTGAACCAGATTATCTTCCTTATCTCGTTCGAAAAATTGATTATAGCCCAATCACCTGCGAAAAGCAAGAGATTTTTTTCACTTAGAGACGTTTTTGAAAGCACTTCGTTCAATCCAAAATTAAGAAGTTATTAATACATAAATCATTGTCTCTCACTCACAAACAAATCAGGCTGAAGAATAAAACGACTCCCGAAAAATAGAGTGACCGATGATTGTTAGAGCGGCTTATCGGGGCTTTTCGATTCTCTGGACTAGAAAAGTGCGACGGCTGTTGCGCAGATGACAATATGCTTCGAGATATGTGCGTCCCATTGCAGAGTACACGCTGATGGGCTTGATTTTCCGCCTGCCCGAACTTTTCCCACGGCTGGTGTAGACGATCTCAATTTCGCTCTTTTCTGCCAGGGCGATTTTAAGCCAGTCCGGTAACACAGAGACGGCGTCCTCCGGATGACGGCCGTAACGACGCACGAACTCAACCAGGTTGTCACTGAACTTGTCGGTGTAAATCAAGTAGAGCTTCTTAAACAGCTCGAATGTCGCCCGGCAGTCGCCCAGTGCGCGATGACGGTTTTCCGGCACTATATCGAACAAGCGCAACAGTATCCCCAGCCCGTATGAATTCGAAACCACCAGGTCACGCGCGACCTCGACCGTATCTATCATAGCCTCGAGCTCGAATTTACGGTTTTGTAAACGCATCTCGTTTTTCAGAAAATCGTAATCGAAATGAACATTGTGGCCGACCAGGATCCGGCCTGTAACAAGGTCAAGTACCTCTTCAGCCACTTCCGAGAATTTGGGCGCGCCCCGAAGCTCCTCTGCTTCAATGCGATTGACTTCATAAGCGCCGGCAGATATCTTTCGCCGGGGATCAACCAAACCGGAGAACACGGCTGTCCGCCTGAAACGGCGATCAAAATCGATCAAAGCGATCTCACAAATCCGATCACCATAGGCGACAAACAGCCCGGTAGTCTCGGTATCGATACAGCAGAATTTCATATCATTTTAGATACTACCGGGAAGCTGTTTTTCAAAACCCAAAAAACATAAAATATCGGATTAGAATCAACGGCGACGTTTTATACGCGAGCCGGTCGTCATATTTTTGGAGAAGCTTTCATCCTCTGGCGCAAAGCGAAGGTTGACCGCACGAGGACCACGCTGACTTTCATGAATATCGAACACCATCCGCGAACCCTCGCGAATATCGCGGAATTTAACGAGTTTTAACCAGCGCTGATGGAAAAAGATTTCCCGGCCATCCTCATCACCGCGGATGAAACCGTAGCCGGAACCCTTGTTTATCTTGATAACAGTCCCTGTATTCATACCCATTTTTGATAAAAATCCATGAAACCCCAGAGTGCGATATAACTTACTACTATACATCGCATTAAAAAAGCATTAACTCTCTTAATTCAAAAAATAAGGGTATGAATAGGGTATTTCTAAAGAGGTATAAATTGTCCTGTATGCTATCAATTATTAACTATACTGAAGTGATTCTTCAGAGAAGCTTAAAGGCGAAGATAATCCAGTCCTGGTCGGTCAAACGCAAGCCCCACTTATTGTAATATTGTTTGCGGGTCTGGCGGTCAATGAATGAGACTTCGACGTAGGCCGTATCACCCAGCATCTCGGTTTCACCGATCACGATCTGTTTTTCGGTCCAGAGCCTGCGTATGCGCCCATCCGGAGCAAACAATTTCTTGTACTCGGCTATATTCTGCTGGATTGTCAGAGTGGTATCGTAGAGATACAAATTGGGCACATTTTCGCGCACCAATTGATTGAGATCCAGGTAATCATCCAGATCAAAAGACTGGTCACTACGCAATTGATTGATGAACTCCAGCACTGTATCCTTGGGGCCTGTTTCCGATTCACAGGCAACCCAGGTTACCAAAGCTGAGATTACAGCGACTGCCAGCAGTTTTCGAACCATATCCCCCCCGTTCAACCTACCATCTGCGCGCGATATATATCCGGTGAGAATTGCCCAGGTCGGCATAGGGCACATAGGCATAATCAAACGAGAATTTCTTCAGCATAAGCCCCAGGCCAAATGATATTCCAGCCAGGCTTTCATTGTCCCCGCCGGTCTTGTAGTCCGATCCGATTGTATTGTATCCGGCTCGCAGGCGAAGTTTTTCAACTCCAATGAATTCCACACCGCCACCGGCAAAGAAATCGTTGTCGCTGGCCTTACCGACATCGGCGACAACGTTGAAAGGAGCGTTATGCATCCTGTGAGCCACTCCGGCCTTGATCATGATCGGAAGCGGATCTTTATGTTCTTCGGACAGCCCCGAAAGCTGGAAACCGAGATTGGTAGCGGAGAGACCCAGACGAGTATGCTCATCGGGCAGGTTGTACTGGAAGCCGATATCGAGCGCTAAACCGGTAGAACTGAAGGAATCGATCGTTTCGACTATGAATTTCGTGCCCAGACCGAAATAGAGCCGTTCGCTCAATGGTTGTGCAAAAGCGGCTGAAAGCGCCAGATCGCCTCCGCCGAAATTTCCCAGCACCTCACCCGACTTATCCGTCAAGGGTGTGTCTCCGAAATTGAGGTAATTGATCGCGAAACCGACCTTGCGTTTCTCCCCCCAGGGCAAAACAGCGCTCAGGTAACCGCCCTGGATATCAGCCAGGTAATTATGATAGCCCGAGGAAAGCGCGTAACCGGACAACCCCAGCATACCGGCCGGATTGTAATATATCGCCGATTCATCATCAACCATCCCAACATAAGCGTTGCCCATAGCTACCGCGCGGGCCCCCACGCCGATCTTTAAAAAACTGTAGGCAGAGGTTCCGGCCTTGGAATTTATGGCAAACAGGTTCGAGCTGAAAACCGCGAGTAGAAGCGCGGCCGCAGTGATACCGATCAGTGCATGCTTTCTCATCAAGATTTCCTTTGCTTATGATCTATTTTGATTTACCAGTTTCTTACCGTTTTATTAACTATAATCTCGGCCAGTTTCTCCAGGGCTTTGGTCTTGCCTTCTTCTTCGGTTTCACTGTCAGCTGAGAAAACACCAAAAGAGCTGATCTGATTTTCCTCCCAGATCAGGCTGCCATCGGCTTTCTGGAATTTTATCTGAACCGCGACATCGACCTTGTACTCCTGGACCTGTTCCTGCTTGTTATACGTATAAGGTGACCTTTCGTACGAAATTACTTTGCCACTGATAATAGCGGATGCAGCCTCCTCATCCACCACCTTGAGGCTGTTGTCGGCCACAAAAGCCGAGGTTATTTTCTCGGTCAGTTCCTCTCCCAAACCGTATTCGATCGTCTCATTGGCAATAATCGGAACATAAACCGATTCAATCCCCCCCAGAGATGAGCCGGAAAACGAGTACGGTCCGCATGACAGCCCTGCTATAAGTAACGCCGATATAATGAGAGAAACTGCTTTCAAAGTTATCAACCTCACCTATTTATAATATCGGTCGGTTTATTTCGTTCCAGCAACCTCGTAAACAATTCGACCATTTTTGATCGTCACCAGAACCTGGTTGAGGCCGTAAAAATAGGGCAACTGGCGCACATTTTCCGCCTCCCAGATCAATATATCGGCCTGTTTACCCGGCTCCAGAGAACCGACTTTGTCCTCGATTTTGAGGGCGCAGGCGGAATTGATCGTGACCGCGTTAAGAATCTCAGAAGCTGTCAGCTTGAGCTTGTTGGCCGCCAGGGTCATAATCATCTGAAGCGAAACTGTGACCGAACTGCCTGGATTGAAATCCGTCGAAAGCGCGATCGGGACTCCAGCCTCCACCATCCTCCGGGCCGGAGCGTAGTCGCCCAGATCGAGATAAAACGATGTCCCCGGCAAAAGCACCGCAATCGTGTTCGCGCGCGCCATCGCCTCGATCCCCTCCTCCGAGATATACACAAGGTGATCGGCTGATACCGCGCCCAGCCTGGCCGCCAGTTGCGCGCCACCCAAATTTACGATTTCATCGGCGTGGAATTTGAGCATCAAACCATGTTCTTTGGCGGCAGACTGAATAGTCTCCGATTCAGCCAGCTCGAATACACCTTTTTCACAAAATACATCCGAAAAAACAGCCAGCTCGGCTTCGGCCACGGCAGGAATCATCTCGTTTACGACCAGATCGACATAACCGGACTTGTCCTGACGGTACTCATCGGGAACCTCATGCGCACCCAGAAA
Coding sequences within:
- a CDS encoding HAD-IA family hydrolase; the protein is MATTVKAIYLDVGGPLVDDSGLDEYWNEHLLRTLPGLIGREVTLEEIETANRQSIRSYTPSLYSGTIWRLVQPDKEKFKVLRADFDRLDLSQFFKLRPEAEEVLSELSMKYTLAIAANQPQSTADFLERHGIMKHFAFRQMSGELPYSKPDFRFFIYIADQLGIPLTESVMVGDRQDNDIAPAKRLRMRAVRYLTGSHREQEVRMPNEMPDCQIKSLKELPRAINDLLS
- a CDS encoding YifB family Mg chelatase-like AAA ATPase; translated protein: MLAKIHAAAVLGIDAYVVDVEADISPQLPSFATVGLPDGAVKEAKERVTSAIKNSDFIFPNKKVTINLAPADIRKEGSAFDLPIAVGILAATGQILREDFSDYVMVGELSLDGTLKPVPGVLPIAMQIAKQQNRSLIVPKENAKEAAITNSLKVYPLSNLAETVRFLEDTDDIRPYKVDIDKVFNSAQNYPVDFSDVKGQEAAKRALEISAAGGHNIIMIGPPGSGKTMLARRLPTILPSLSMEEALEITKIHSVAGQLPPDTALIATRQFRSPHHNISDAGLIGGGRIPKPGQVSLAHHGVLFLDEMPEFRKDVLEMLRQPMEDGQVTISRSMLTLTYPSQFMLVGAMNPCPCGYYGDDSHECTCHPGQIQKYMAKISGPLMDRIDIHIEVPSVKFKDLAAEPSGEKSEPIRERVNRARRIQLERFKNEEGMFCNAHMESKDIQIMCQLDEKSKNLLRTAITRLGLSARAYDRIIKVARTIADLEPAEQITSAHISEAIQYRSLDRNLWM
- a CDS encoding PorV/PorQ family protein, producing MRKHALIGITAAALLLAVFSSNLFAINSKAGTSAYSFLKIGVGARAVAMGNAYVGMVDDESAIYYNPAGMLGLSGYALSSGYHNYLADIQGGYLSAVLPWGEKRKVGFAINYLNFGDTPLTDKSGEVLGNFGGGDLALSAAFAQPLSERLYFGLGTKFIVETIDSFSSTGLALDIGFQYNLPDEHTRLGLSATNLGFQLSGLSEEHKDPLPIMIKAGVAHRMHNAPFNVVADVGKASDNDFFAGGGVEFIGVEKLRLRAGYNTIGSDYKTGGDNESLAGISFGLGLMLKKFSFDYAYVPYADLGNSHRIYIARRW
- a CDS encoding imidazolonepropionase → MMKANLYIKNIGYLLTCRPAGSLPLTGNNLGKLEIIEDGALACAGDKIVEAGKTAELDQKIELSDKCRIIDARGRVVTPGLIDPHTHPVFAKTREDEFEMRNLGKSYMEIAEAGGGIRNSTRTLRETPKDKLYENSLKYLDKFLQYGTTTIEAKSGYGLTTADEIKQLEVIRDLNQNHALDLVPTFLGAHEVPDEYRQDKSGYVDLVVNEMIPAVAEAELAVFSDVFCEKGVFELAESETIQSAAKEHGLMLKFHADEIVNLGGAQLAARLGAVSADHLVYISEEGIEAMARANTIAVLLPGTSFYLDLGDYAPARRMVEAGVPIALSTDFNPGSSVTVSLQMIMTLAANKLKLTASEILNAVTINSACALKIEDKVGSLEPGKQADILIWEAENVRQLPYFYGLNQVLVTIKNGRIVYEVAGTK
- a CDS encoding SH3 domain-containing protein, translated to MSKKATILVIALSLLILMTSNVLAYKKIKVWMPQTPEIELKGAKKIAILDFKPLNNGSREAGKFIADKMIEYMLTENRGIREIEGGLFSSDVEARTLIEGLSTKCFSVVERSRLESVLAEQSMTDIGLVDDAAAAKIGQLLGVDIMIYGEVSASSEDKNGYETRTYNRRKVQVGCLYRTVTVNASMRVVDTRSGEILGVKRLTRTADDKFCEGDNRDISSVGQLAGRCADNMAWFFTNQVNPWYALGEFELDKIKNKEFKDDAKVAAEEAEDLEIDKAYALYNKLYQADPYNPKFLYNMGVLYEVAGSFEKAKEMYDGAAMLKDEDKYKEAAERIANRVRLVPFYASLDMAIVPHDFEAAAKDESLLAQKITVKGGSGDRREVYAEPSESSNVEAKIPGGVQLEVIEADGDWYLVKLLGDKQGYIHKDDCDD
- a CDS encoding WYL domain-containing protein translates to MKFCCIDTETTGLFVAYGDRICEIALIDFDRRFRRTAVFSGLVDPRRKISAGAYEVNRIEAEELRGAPKFSEVAEEVLDLVTGRILVGHNVHFDYDFLKNEMRLQNRKFELEAMIDTVEVARDLVVSNSYGLGILLRLFDIVPENRHRALGDCRATFELFKKLYLIYTDKFSDNLVEFVRRYGRHPEDAVSVLPDWLKIALAEKSEIEIVYTSRGKSSGRRKIKPISVYSAMGRTYLEAYCHLRNSRRTFLVQRIEKPR